A single Paraburkholderia sp. FT54 DNA region contains:
- a CDS encoding peroxiredoxin: MKKKFISAALAAVVSVGFAMHSLTASATLKPGDVAPAFTTQASLGGKTYTYSLADELKKGPVVVYFYPAAFTTGCTIEAHEFAEAVDEYKKYGATVIGVSHDNIDTLTKFSVSECRSKFPVAADADSKVIGAYDAGLPMHASMANRVSYVIAPDGKIIYEYTSLSPEKHVENTLKAVKDWAATHKQP; the protein is encoded by the coding sequence ATGAAGAAGAAATTCATATCGGCGGCACTTGCCGCCGTCGTGTCGGTGGGATTCGCCATGCATTCGCTGACGGCCTCGGCGACCCTCAAGCCGGGCGACGTGGCGCCGGCGTTCACCACGCAGGCCTCGTTGGGCGGCAAGACCTATACGTATTCGCTGGCCGACGAGCTGAAGAAAGGGCCGGTGGTGGTGTATTTCTATCCGGCGGCCTTCACCACGGGCTGTACGATCGAAGCCCACGAGTTTGCCGAAGCCGTCGATGAGTACAAGAAATATGGCGCGACGGTGATCGGCGTGTCGCACGACAACATCGACACGTTGACGAAGTTTTCAGTGAGCGAGTGCCGCAGCAAATTCCCGGTCGCGGCCGACGCCGATTCGAAGGTGATCGGTGCGTATGATGCGGGCCTGCCGATGCATGCGTCGATGGCCAATCGCGTGTCATATGTGATCGCGCCGGATGGCAAGATCATTTATGAATACACGAGTCTGTCGCCGGAGAAGCATGTCGAGAACACGCTGAAGGCGGTGAAGGATTGGGCTGCGACGCACAAGCAGCCGTAA
- a CDS encoding efflux RND transporter permease subunit has protein sequence MNLSRPFISRPVATTLLAIGIALAGVFAFTKLPVAPLPQVDFPTISVQATLPGASPDTVATSVASPLERHLGTIADVTEMTSSSSVGSTRITMQFGLNRDIDGAARDVQAAINAARADLPASLRSNPTYHKVNPADAPILILALTSKTLTAGQLYDSAATVLQQSLSQVDGVGEVDVSGSANPAVRVELEPNALSHYGIGLEDVRAALAAANANSPKGSIEFGPNRVQIYTNDQASKASQYKDLVIAYRNGAAVKLSDVAEVVDSVEDLRNLGLFNGKRSVLVILYRQPGANIIDTIDRVTAMLPQLHASLPADVDIAPAADRSTTIRASLKDTERTLVVAVALVVMVVFLFLRNWRATLIPSVAVPISIIGTFGAMYLLGFSIDNLSLMALTIATGFVVDDAIVVLENISRHIENGVPRMKAAFLGAREVGFTVLSISISLVAVFLPILLMGGIVGRLFREFALTLSLAIGVSLIVSLTLTPMMCSRLLREPHEQKEEGRFGRWLERGLTSMQRGYERTLGWALLHPRLIVTILLLTIGLNVWLYIIVPKGFFPQQDTGRLIGGIQADQATSFQSMKGKFAQMMEIVGKNPAVESVAGFTGGRQTNSGFMFVTLKSKSERKVSADQVIQQLRAPLGDVAGARTFLQAVQDIRVGGRQSNAQYQFTLLADSTPDLYLWGPRLTEALQARPELADVNSDQQQGGLEAMVTIDRATAARLGIKPAQIDNTLYDAFGQRQVSTIYNPLNQYHVVMEVAPKYWQSPDMLKQIYVSTSGGSASGTQTTNAPAGTVTATASTTSTTSSTSATTGGTAGTTALSAASIAADSARNQAINSIAASGKSSASSGAAVSTAKETMVPLSAMASFGPGSTPLAVNHQSQFVASTISFNLPPGVSLSTATQAIYDTMAQIGMPGTIHGSFQGTAQAFQQSLSDQPILILAALAAVYIVLGMLYESYIHPLTILSTLPSAGVGALLALLLFKTEFSIIALIGVILLIGIVKKNAIMMVDFAIEASRQGLSSRDAIHQACLLRFRPIMMTTFAALLGALPLAFGRGEGAELRAPLGIAIVGGLIVSQMLTLYTTPVVYLYMDRIRVRWESHRARRAGTAAT, from the coding sequence ATGAATCTGTCGCGTCCGTTTATCTCCCGCCCGGTCGCCACCACGCTGCTGGCGATCGGCATCGCGCTGGCCGGTGTTTTCGCGTTCACCAAACTGCCGGTGGCGCCGCTGCCGCAGGTCGATTTCCCGACCATTTCGGTGCAGGCCACATTGCCGGGTGCGAGTCCGGATACCGTGGCGACCAGCGTCGCCAGTCCGCTCGAACGGCATCTCGGCACGATCGCGGATGTCACCGAAATGACCTCGTCGAGCTCGGTCGGCTCGACGCGCATCACCATGCAGTTCGGCCTGAACCGCGACATCGACGGCGCCGCGCGCGACGTGCAGGCCGCCATCAATGCGGCGCGCGCCGATCTGCCGGCGAGCCTGCGCAGCAACCCGACGTACCACAAGGTCAATCCAGCCGACGCGCCGATCCTGATTCTCGCGCTCACGTCGAAAACGCTCACGGCCGGCCAGTTGTACGACTCCGCGGCCACCGTGCTGCAACAGTCGCTGTCGCAGGTGGACGGCGTCGGCGAGGTGGATGTGAGCGGCTCGGCCAATCCGGCCGTGCGTGTCGAACTGGAGCCGAATGCGCTCTCGCACTACGGCATCGGTCTCGAAGACGTGCGCGCGGCACTCGCCGCCGCCAACGCGAACAGCCCGAAAGGCTCGATCGAATTCGGCCCGAACCGCGTGCAGATCTATACCAACGACCAGGCCAGCAAGGCCTCGCAATACAAGGATCTGGTCATCGCCTATCGCAACGGCGCGGCGGTGAAGCTCTCCGATGTGGCCGAGGTGGTCGATTCGGTCGAGGATCTGCGCAACCTCGGCCTCTTCAACGGCAAGCGTTCGGTGCTGGTGATTCTGTACCGCCAGCCGGGCGCGAACATCATCGACACCATCGACCGTGTCACCGCGATGCTGCCGCAACTGCACGCGTCGCTGCCCGCGGACGTCGACATCGCGCCGGCCGCCGACCGCTCCACCACCATCCGCGCCTCGCTGAAAGACACCGAGCGCACGCTGGTGGTCGCGGTCGCGCTGGTGGTGATGGTGGTGTTCCTGTTCCTGCGCAACTGGCGCGCCACGCTGATTCCGAGCGTGGCCGTGCCGATCTCCATCATCGGCACGTTCGGCGCGATGTACCTGCTCGGATTCTCGATCGACAACCTCTCGCTGATGGCCTTGACCATCGCGACCGGCTTCGTGGTCGACGACGCGATCGTCGTGCTGGAGAACATCTCGAGACATATCGAGAATGGCGTGCCGCGCATGAAGGCGGCCTTCCTCGGCGCGCGCGAAGTCGGCTTTACCGTGCTGTCCATCAGCATCTCGCTGGTCGCCGTGTTCCTGCCGATTCTGCTGATGGGCGGCATTGTCGGGCGCCTGTTCCGCGAATTCGCGCTCACGCTCTCGCTCGCGATCGGCGTGTCGCTGATCGTCTCCCTCACGCTCACGCCGATGATGTGCTCGCGCCTGCTGCGCGAGCCGCACGAGCAGAAGGAAGAAGGACGTTTCGGCCGCTGGCTGGAACGCGGCCTGACGTCGATGCAGCGCGGCTACGAGCGCACGCTCGGCTGGGCGCTGCTGCATCCGCGCCTGATCGTGACGATCCTGCTGCTGACCATCGGCCTGAACGTCTGGCTGTACATCATCGTGCCGAAGGGCTTCTTTCCGCAGCAGGACACCGGGCGCCTGATCGGCGGCATTCAGGCCGATCAGGCCACCTCGTTCCAGTCCATGAAAGGCAAGTTCGCGCAGATGATGGAGATCGTCGGCAAGAATCCGGCGGTGGAAAGCGTGGCCGGTTTCACCGGCGGCCGGCAGACCAATTCCGGCTTCATGTTCGTGACGCTGAAATCCAAGTCCGAACGCAAGGTCTCCGCCGATCAGGTGATCCAGCAACTGCGCGCGCCGCTCGGCGACGTGGCCGGCGCGCGGACGTTCCTGCAGGCGGTGCAGGACATCCGCGTCGGCGGGCGGCAATCGAACGCGCAGTACCAGTTCACGCTGCTGGCCGATTCGACGCCCGACCTGTACCTGTGGGGACCCAGACTCACCGAGGCGCTGCAGGCGCGCCCCGAACTGGCGGACGTGAATTCCGACCAGCAGCAAGGCGGCCTCGAAGCCATGGTGACGATCGACCGGGCCACCGCCGCGCGCCTCGGCATCAAGCCGGCGCAGATCGACAACACCTTGTACGACGCGTTCGGCCAGCGCCAGGTGTCGACCATCTATAACCCGCTGAACCAGTATCACGTCGTGATGGAAGTCGCGCCGAAGTACTGGCAGAGCCCGGACATGCTGAAGCAGATCTACGTCAGTACCTCGGGTGGCAGCGCGAGCGGCACGCAGACCACCAACGCGCCGGCGGGCACGGTGACGGCAACGGCGAGCACGACCTCGACCACTTCGTCGACCAGCGCGACGACAGGCGGCACGGCGGGCACGACCGCATTGAGCGCGGCGAGCATTGCTGCCGACTCCGCGCGCAATCAGGCGATCAATTCGATCGCGGCGAGCGGCAAGTCGAGCGCTTCGTCGGGCGCGGCCGTGTCGACCGCGAAGGAAACCATGGTGCCGCTGTCGGCGATGGCGAGCTTCGGACCGGGAAGTACCCCGCTCGCCGTGAATCACCAGAGCCAGTTCGTGGCCTCGACGATATCGTTCAACTTGCCGCCGGGCGTTTCGCTGTCGACCGCGACGCAGGCGATTTACGACACGATGGCGCAGATCGGCATGCCGGGGACTATCCACGGCAGTTTCCAGGGGACGGCGCAGGCGTTCCAGCAGTCGTTGTCTGATCAGCCGATTCTGATTCTGGCCGCGCTGGCCGCTGTGTATATCGTGTTGGGGATGCTGTACGAGAGCTACATCCATCCGTTGACGATTCTGTCGACGCTGCCTTCAGCGGGCGTCGGCGCGTTGCTGGCGCTGTTGTTGTTCAAGACGGAGTTCAGCATCATTGCGTTGATCGGCGTGATTCTGCTGATCGGCATCGTGAAGAAGAACGCGATCATGATGGTGGATTTCGCCATCGAGGCGTCGCGGCAGGGACTGTCGTCGCGGGATGCGATTCACCAGGCTTGTCTGCTGCGGTTCCGCCCGATCATGATGACCACTTTTGCCGCGTTGCTGGGGGCTTTGCCGCTCGCGTTCGGGCGCGGTGAAGGGGCTGAGCTGCGGGCGCCGCTGGGAATCGCGATTGTTGGCGGGTTGATTGTCAGTCAGATGCTGACGCTCTATACCACGCCGGTGGTGTATCTCTATATGGATCGGATTCGCGTTAGGTGGGAGTCTCACAGGGCTCGCCGGGCGGGGACGGCCGCTACTTGA
- a CDS encoding EAL domain-containing protein — translation MSERHQAKATARHIEVLDATAEGAEPLAAAQFVYLGRQPILDRDGALNAYELLFRAGAHNYAEVTDDAQATAQVVARALGGIGVPTVLGQHRGFVNIDRALLFNDIVHLMPPERFVLEILETVKFDAQLVRRLGELRRAGFQVALDDVSELSDELIGALPHADIVKIDFLQTDRAVLPKLASLVSGQGKTLIAEKVETREDFALARDLGFDLFQGYFFARPQVLAAPRNRSPRPGLLRLLALLSRDAGIVELEAELKLNPSVVVQLLRLVNSSAFGLGRNIASLREAIIATGTRQIARWAQLLLYADSGDLPWRADPLVQLAGTRSRFMELAAAWLRPADDEFADAAFMTGIFSLIHVVLGSSPGAALDKLGLAPQIREAIVSGRGELGTLLRLAEAAGEGVDAASIALGPDAPAGFVAFTPEVLAELNLSAAAWFGAHIEEAVA, via the coding sequence ATGTCTGAACGCCATCAAGCCAAGGCCACTGCCCGGCACATCGAGGTGCTCGACGCAACGGCCGAAGGCGCCGAGCCGTTGGCCGCCGCGCAATTCGTCTATCTGGGCCGCCAGCCGATCCTCGATCGCGACGGCGCGCTCAATGCGTACGAATTGTTGTTTCGAGCCGGCGCGCATAACTACGCCGAAGTCACCGACGACGCCCAGGCGACGGCGCAGGTGGTGGCGCGCGCCCTCGGCGGGATTGGCGTGCCGACGGTGCTGGGCCAGCATCGCGGCTTCGTCAACATCGATCGCGCGCTGCTCTTTAACGACATCGTCCATCTGATGCCGCCCGAGCGCTTCGTGCTCGAAATCCTCGAGACCGTCAAATTCGACGCGCAACTGGTCCGCCGTCTGGGCGAGCTGCGCCGCGCCGGCTTTCAGGTGGCGCTCGACGACGTGAGCGAACTGTCCGACGAGCTGATCGGCGCGCTGCCGCACGCCGACATCGTCAAGATCGACTTTCTGCAGACCGACCGCGCCGTGCTGCCGAAGCTGGCGTCGCTGGTGAGCGGCCAGGGCAAGACGCTGATTGCCGAGAAGGTCGAGACGCGCGAAGACTTCGCGCTCGCGCGCGATCTCGGTTTCGATCTGTTTCAGGGCTACTTTTTCGCCCGGCCGCAGGTGCTGGCCGCGCCGCGCAACCGCTCGCCGCGGCCGGGCCTGTTGCGCCTGCTGGCCTTGCTGTCGCGCGATGCCGGCATCGTCGAGCTCGAAGCGGAGCTCAAGCTGAATCCGAGCGTGGTGGTGCAGCTGCTGCGCCTCGTCAACTCGAGTGCATTCGGGCTCGGGCGCAATATCGCGTCGCTGCGCGAGGCGATCATCGCCACCGGCACGCGGCAGATCGCGCGCTGGGCGCAACTGCTGCTCTACGCCGACAGCGGCGATCTGCCGTGGCGCGCCGATCCGCTGGTGCAACTGGCGGGGACGCGTTCGCGCTTCATGGAACTAGCCGCAGCCTGGCTGCGTCCCGCCGACGACGAATTCGCCGATGCCGCGTTCATGACCGGCATTTTTTCTCTGATTCACGTGGTGCTCGGCAGTTCGCCTGGCGCGGCGCTGGACAAACTCGGCCTCGCGCCGCAGATTCGCGAAGCGATCGTGTCGGGGCGCGGCGAACTGGGCACCTTGCTGCGTCTCGCCGAGGCGGCCGGCGAGGGCGTCGACGCGGCGTCGATCGCGTTGGGCCCCGACGCGCCAGCCGGCTTCGTGGCCTTCACGCCCGAGGTGCTGGCCGAGCTGAATCTGTCGGCCGCGGCCTGGTTTGGCGCGCATATCGAGGAAGCGGTCGCCTGA
- a CDS encoding MdtB/MuxB family multidrug efflux RND transporter permease subunit — translation MNPSRAFILRPVGTALLMAAIMLVGLVALRFLPLSALPEVDYPTIQVQTFYPGASPDVMTSSVTAPLERQFGQMPSLNQMSSQSSAGSSIITLQFSLDLPLDIAEQEVQAAINAAGNLLPSDLPAPPIYAKVNPADAPIITLALTSKTLPLTQVQDLGDTRLAQKISQVAGVGLVSLSGGQRPAVRIQANPLALAAYGLNLDDLRTTISNLNVNTPKGNFDGPTRNYTINANDQLTDAEAYRSAVVAYKNGRPVMLTDVATIVQGAENTKLGAWVDGTPAIILNVQRQPGANVIQVVDSIKKLLPQLQQSLPAALDVRIVTDRTTTIRASVRDVQFELAMSVVLVVLVMYLFLANIYATIIPSLSVPLSLIGTLAVMYLCGFSLDNLSLMALTIATGFVVDDAIVMIENIARYVEEGEAPLEAALKGSKQIGFTIISLTVSLIAVLIPLLFMGDVVGRLFHEFAITLAVTIVISAVVSLTLVPMMCAKLLRHTPPHESHRFEAKAHRAIDWVIARYAVALTWVLNRQRSTLVVAVLTLVLTGVLYVFIPKGFFPVQDTGVIQAITQAPQSVSYASMAERQQALAAQILKNPDVVSLTSFIGVDGSNITLNSGRMLINLKPRDDRSHTASDVIRQLQRDVAHIPGVSLYMQPVQDLTIDSTVSPTQYQFMLTDPNIGEFTTWVPKLIDRLKQSPELADVATDLQDNGQSVYVEIDRATASRYGITPATVDSALYDAFGQRIISTIFTQSNQYRVILEAQPAMQHYTESLKSIYLPSSTSTGGQVPLSSIAKFIEKPAPLLVTHLSQFPATTVSFNLAPGSSLGAAVKAIDQAEKDISLPPSFQTRYQGAALAFQASLSNELFLILAAIITMYIVLGVLYESFIHPITILSTLPSAGVGALLALLITGHDLDIIGIIGIVLLIGIVKKNAIMMIDFALYAEREEGKPPREAIYQACLLRFRPILMTTLAALLGALPLMLGTGAGSELRRPLGIAIAGGLIVSQLLTLFTTPVIYLAFDSLGRRARERFNRGGPSKGATPPVTDAGN, via the coding sequence ATGAATCCATCTCGCGCCTTTATTCTGCGTCCCGTCGGCACCGCGCTGCTGATGGCGGCGATCATGCTGGTCGGTCTCGTCGCGCTGCGCTTTTTGCCGCTGTCGGCGTTGCCCGAGGTCGACTATCCGACCATCCAGGTGCAGACCTTCTATCCGGGCGCGAGTCCGGACGTGATGACGTCCTCGGTGACCGCGCCGCTCGAGCGCCAGTTCGGGCAGATGCCGTCGCTCAATCAGATGTCGTCGCAGAGCTCGGCCGGCTCGTCGATCATCACGCTGCAGTTCAGCCTCGATCTGCCGCTCGATATCGCCGAGCAGGAAGTCCAGGCCGCCATCAACGCGGCCGGCAACCTGCTGCCGTCGGACCTGCCCGCGCCGCCGATCTACGCCAAGGTCAATCCGGCCGACGCGCCCATCATCACGCTCGCGCTCACCTCGAAGACGCTGCCGCTCACTCAGGTGCAGGATCTGGGCGACACGCGTCTCGCGCAGAAAATCTCGCAGGTGGCGGGCGTGGGTCTGGTGAGCCTGTCGGGCGGCCAGCGCCCGGCCGTGCGCATTCAGGCGAATCCGCTCGCGCTCGCCGCGTACGGCCTGAATCTGGACGACTTGCGCACCACCATCTCGAACCTGAACGTCAACACGCCGAAGGGTAACTTCGACGGTCCCACGCGCAACTACACGATCAACGCGAACGACCAGTTGACCGACGCCGAGGCGTACAGGAGCGCCGTGGTCGCGTACAAGAACGGCCGCCCGGTCATGCTCACCGACGTCGCCACCATCGTGCAGGGCGCGGAGAACACCAAGCTCGGCGCGTGGGTCGACGGCACGCCCGCGATCATTCTGAACGTGCAGCGCCAGCCCGGCGCGAACGTGATCCAGGTGGTGGACAGCATCAAGAAGCTGCTGCCGCAGTTGCAGCAGTCGTTGCCGGCCGCGCTCGACGTGCGGATCGTCACCGACCGCACCACCACGATCCGCGCTTCCGTGCGCGACGTGCAGTTCGAACTGGCCATGTCGGTCGTGCTGGTCGTGCTGGTCATGTACCTGTTCCTTGCCAACATCTACGCGACCATCATTCCGAGTCTTTCGGTGCCGCTCTCGCTGATCGGCACGCTTGCCGTGATGTACCTGTGCGGCTTCTCGCTCGACAACTTATCGTTGATGGCGCTGACCATCGCGACCGGCTTCGTGGTGGACGACGCGATCGTGATGATCGAGAACATCGCGCGCTATGTGGAAGAAGGCGAAGCGCCGCTCGAAGCCGCGTTGAAGGGTTCGAAACAGATTGGCTTCACGATCATTTCGCTGACGGTGTCACTGATCGCCGTGCTGATTCCGCTGCTCTTCATGGGCGACGTGGTGGGCCGCCTGTTCCACGAATTCGCCATCACGCTCGCCGTGACCATCGTGATCTCGGCGGTCGTGTCGCTCACGCTCGTGCCCATGATGTGCGCCAAACTGCTGCGCCACACGCCGCCGCACGAGAGCCACCGTTTCGAAGCCAAGGCGCACCGCGCGATCGACTGGGTGATCGCGCGTTACGCGGTCGCGCTCACGTGGGTGCTGAACCGGCAACGCTCCACGCTGGTCGTCGCGGTGCTCACGCTAGTGCTGACTGGCGTCCTGTATGTGTTCATTCCAAAGGGCTTCTTCCCGGTGCAGGACACCGGCGTGATTCAGGCGATCACGCAGGCGCCGCAGTCGGTGTCGTATGCGTCGATGGCCGAGCGCCAGCAGGCGCTCGCCGCGCAGATCCTGAAGAATCCGGATGTGGTGAGCCTGACCTCGTTCATCGGTGTGGACGGCAGCAATATCACGCTGAACAGCGGCCGCATGCTGATCAACCTGAAGCCGCGCGACGACCGCAGCCACACCGCGAGCGACGTGATCCGCCAGTTGCAGCGGGACGTGGCGCATATTCCCGGCGTGTCGCTGTACATGCAGCCGGTGCAGGACCTGACGATCGACTCGACGGTGAGTCCGACGCAGTACCAGTTCATGCTGACCGATCCGAACATCGGCGAATTCACCACGTGGGTACCGAAGCTGATCGACCGCTTGAAGCAGTCACCCGAACTGGCCGATGTCGCCACGGATCTGCAGGACAACGGCCAGTCCGTTTACGTCGAAATCGACCGCGCCACCGCGTCGCGCTACGGCATCACGCCAGCCACCGTGGACAGCGCGCTGTACGACGCGTTCGGCCAGCGCATCATCTCGACCATCTTCACGCAGTCGAACCAGTACCGTGTGATTCTGGAAGCGCAGCCGGCGATGCAGCATTACACCGAATCGCTGAAGTCGATCTATCTGCCCTCTTCCACGTCGACGGGCGGGCAGGTGCCGCTGTCGTCGATCGCGAAGTTCATCGAGAAGCCCGCGCCGCTGCTGGTCACGCACCTGAGCCAGTTCCCGGCCACCACGGTGTCGTTCAACCTCGCGCCGGGCTCGTCGCTCGGCGCGGCGGTGAAGGCGATCGACCAGGCGGAGAAGGACATCAGCTTGCCCCCGTCGTTCCAGACGCGCTATCAAGGCGCGGCGCTGGCGTTCCAGGCGTCGCTGTCGAACGAACTGTTCCTGATTCTCGCGGCGATCATCACGATGTACATCGTGCTGGGTGTGCTGTACGAGAGCTTCATTCATCCGATCACGATTCTCTCCACACTGCCTTCGGCCGGCGTCGGCGCGTTGCTGGCGCTGCTGATCACCGGACATGATCTCGACATCATCGGCATCATCGGTATCGTGCTGCTGATCGGTATCGTGAAGAAGAACGCGATCATGATGATCGACTTCGCGCTCTACGCCGAGCGCGAGGAAGGCAAGCCGCCGCGCGAAGCGATCTACCAGGCGTGTCTGCTGCGCTTCCGGCCGATCCTGATGACCACGCTCGCCGCCCTGCTCGGCGCGCTGCCGCTGATGCTCGGCACCGGCGCGGGCTCCGAATTGCGCCGTCCGCTCGGTATCGCGATTGCGGGCGGGCTGATCGTCAGCCAGTTGCTGACGCTGTTCACCACGCCGGTGATCTACCTCGCGTTCGATTCGCTCGGCCGGCGCGCGCGCGAGCGCTTCAATCGCGGTGGGCCGTCCAAAGGCGCCACGCCGCCCGTCACCGATGCAGGGAACTGA
- a CDS encoding sensor domain-containing phosphodiesterase: MEANRITAPRRGSLRTVIDRLRAFGRRVDGKPQTAASRAAQLEQVVGAVDLLAHVDDELRFIYVSEASLRFIGYHREYLETITLHDLVAPADVPRLDTLLTRAAISGNVEKATLGLIKSLTYPITVELRVVRSSHDGAQGYAIAAFDVSAWRATEERLTQALHLDRLTNLANQSALIPALLDVQQQADAHGTPAALLLLDIDDYQRVNRALGYDAGDEMLRDTSRRILNMTSPSETVARVASDEFAILVKPAASRTDAAAAAETLARRLLTAIQQPYVFNGQQVHLSASIGIALYPDVRHANDTAAHDTHLLRWADHALLQAKAAGGNTLAFYVPDDNPADAERLKLEADLYDGVRNGEFSLHFQPITSSRTHGVVGVEALIRWSHPVHGLVPPSMFIPLAESIGLINFLGNWVLKVACMQLIQWDAKGISLQYVAVNVSPQQFRDPRFKDSVREAIELTGIDPRRLVFEITESLLMHDPAHAKGLLEELTAMGIRFAVDDFGTGYSSLAYLQRFPLAKLKIDRSFVENLLTSRNDQAIVSAVVGLAQTLDLELVAEGVETEAQRTLLTEMGCDHIQGWLVCKALPSDELAQRFEARTLHLHSA, encoded by the coding sequence ATGGAAGCGAACAGGATCACCGCGCCCCGCCGGGGCTCCTTGCGCACGGTCATCGACCGGCTTCGTGCGTTCGGCCGGCGCGTGGACGGCAAACCGCAGACGGCCGCAAGCCGCGCTGCGCAACTGGAACAGGTGGTCGGCGCCGTCGACCTGTTGGCGCACGTCGACGACGAACTGCGCTTCATCTATGTGTCCGAGGCCAGCCTGCGCTTCATCGGTTATCACCGCGAGTATCTCGAGACCATCACGCTGCACGACCTCGTGGCGCCGGCCGACGTGCCGCGGCTCGACACCCTGCTGACGCGCGCCGCCATCTCGGGCAACGTCGAGAAGGCCACGCTGGGTCTGATCAAGTCGCTCACTTACCCGATCACCGTCGAGCTGCGCGTGGTGCGCAGCAGCCACGACGGCGCCCAAGGCTATGCGATCGCCGCCTTCGACGTGTCGGCCTGGCGCGCCACCGAGGAACGCCTGACCCAGGCGCTGCATCTGGACCGCCTGACCAACCTGGCCAACCAGTCGGCGCTGATCCCGGCACTGCTCGACGTCCAGCAGCAAGCTGACGCGCACGGCACGCCGGCCGCGCTGCTGCTGCTCGACATCGACGACTATCAGCGCGTGAACCGCGCGCTCGGCTACGACGCCGGCGACGAAATGCTGCGCGACACCTCGCGCCGCATCCTGAACATGACGAGCCCGAGCGAGACCGTGGCGCGCGTGGCCAGCGACGAGTTCGCGATCCTCGTGAAGCCCGCCGCCAGCCGCACCGACGCGGCGGCCGCCGCCGAAACGCTGGCGCGGCGCCTGTTGACCGCGATCCAGCAGCCGTATGTGTTCAACGGCCAGCAGGTGCATCTGTCGGCGAGCATCGGCATCGCGCTCTATCCCGACGTGCGCCACGCCAACGACACCGCCGCCCACGACACCCATCTGCTGCGCTGGGCCGACCATGCCCTCCTGCAGGCCAAGGCGGCCGGCGGCAACACGCTCGCCTTCTACGTGCCCGACGACAACCCCGCCGACGCCGAACGCCTGAAGCTGGAGGCCGACCTCTACGACGGTGTGCGCAACGGCGAGTTCTCGCTGCACTTCCAGCCGATCACGAGCAGCCGCACGCATGGCGTGGTCGGCGTGGAAGCGCTGATCCGCTGGTCGCATCCGGTGCACGGGCTGGTGCCGCCGTCCATGTTCATCCCGCTTGCCGAGTCGATCGGCCTGATCAACTTCCTCGGCAACTGGGTGTTGAAGGTGGCCTGCATGCAGTTGATCCAGTGGGATGCGAAAGGCATCTCCCTGCAATACGTGGCCGTGAACGTGTCGCCGCAGCAGTTCCGCGATCCGCGCTTCAAGGACTCCGTGCGCGAGGCGATCGAACTGACCGGCATCGATCCGCGCCGCCTCGTGTTCGAAATCACCGAAAGCCTGCTGATGCACGACCCGGCGCATGCCAAGGGTCTGCTCGAAGAGCTGACCGCGATGGGCATCCGCTTCGCGGTCGACGACTTCGGCACCGGCTATTCGAGCCTGGCTTACCTGCAACGCTTCCCGCTCGCCAAGCTCAAGATCGACAGGAGTTTTGTCGAGAATCTGCTAACCTCCCGGAACGATCAGGCAATCGTTAGCGCCGTCGTGGGTCTTGCACAGACATTGGATCTCGAACTGGTGGCCGAGGGCGTCGAAACGGAAGCGCAGCGCACGCTGCTCACCGAGATGGGATGCGACCACATCCAGGGGTGGCTCGTCTGCAAAGCGTTGCCCTCCGACGAACTCGCGCAGCGTTTCGAAGCGCGCACGCTTCACTTGCACAGCGCATAG